The following coding sequences are from one Haemophilus haemolyticus window:
- the uvrA gene encoding excinuclease ABC subunit UvrA: MENIDIRGARTHNLKNINLTIPRNKLVVITGLSGSGKSSLAFDTLYAEGQRRYVESLSAYARQFLSLMEKPDVDSIEGLSPAISIEQKSTSHNPRSTVGTITEIYDYLRLLFARVGEPRCPDHDVPLTAQTISQMVDKVLSLPEDSKMMLLAPVVKNRKGEHVKILENIAAQGYIRARIDGEICDLSDPPKLELQKKHTIEVVVDRFKVRSDLATRLAESFETALELSGGTAIVADMDDPKAEELVFSANFACPHCGYSVPELEPRLFSFNNPAGACSTCDGLGMQQYFDEDRVVQNPTISLAGGAVKGWDRRNFYYYQMLTSLAKHYDFDVEAPYESLPKKIQHIIMHGSGKEEIEFQYMNDRGDVVIRKHPFEGILNNMARRYKETESISVREELAKNISNRPCADCGGSRLRPEARNVYIGKTNLPMIAEKSIGETLEFFTALSLTGQKAQIAEKILKEIRERLQFLVNVGLNYLSLSRSAETLSGGEAQRIRLASQIGAGLVGVMYVLDEPSIGLHQRDNERLLNTLIHLRNLGNTVIVVEHDEDAIRAADHIIDIGPGAGVHGGQIIAQGNADEIMINPNSITGKFLSGADKIEIPKKRTALDKKKWLKLKGASGNNLKNVNLDIPVGLFTCVTGVSGSGKSTLINDTLFPLAQNALNRAEKTDYAPYQSIEGLEHFDKVIDINQSPIGRTPRSNPATYTGLFTPIRELFAGVPEARARGYNPGRFSFNVRGGRCEACQGDGVLKVEMHFLPDVYVPCDQCKGKRYNRETLEIRYKGKTIHQVLDMTVEEAREFFDAIPMIARKLQTLMDVGLSYIRLGQSSTTLSGGEAQRVKLATELSKRDTGKTLYILDEPTTGLHFADIKQLLEVLHRLRDQGNTIVVIEHNLDVIKTADWIIDLGPEGGSGGGQIIATGTPEKVAKVEGSHTARFLKSILEKR, encoded by the coding sequence ATGGAAAATATCGATATTCGCGGGGCTAGAACCCATAACCTGAAAAATATAAATCTAACTATTCCACGCAATAAACTTGTGGTGATCACTGGGCTTTCAGGTTCGGGAAAATCCTCTTTAGCGTTTGATACACTTTATGCGGAAGGGCAGCGCCGCTATGTTGAATCTCTTTCGGCGTATGCACGCCAGTTTTTATCTTTAATGGAAAAGCCTGATGTGGATTCTATTGAGGGACTTTCGCCTGCGATTTCGATTGAACAAAAATCTACCTCACACAATCCACGTTCTACGGTGGGAACAATTACGGAAATTTATGATTATTTACGTTTATTGTTTGCCCGAGTAGGTGAACCGCGTTGTCCAGATCATGATGTTCCATTAACGGCACAAACGATTAGTCAAATGGTGGACAAAGTATTAAGTTTGCCAGAAGACAGCAAGATGATGTTACTTGCGCCAGTTGTCAAAAACCGAAAAGGCGAACATGTTAAGATTTTAGAAAATATTGCTGCGCAAGGTTATATTCGTGCGCGTATTGATGGCGAAATTTGCGATTTATCTGATCCACCAAAATTAGAGTTACAGAAAAAACATACTATTGAAGTGGTAGTAGATCGCTTTAAAGTGCGGTCAGATTTAGCAACACGTTTAGCTGAGTCTTTTGAAACAGCATTAGAGCTTTCAGGTGGCACCGCGATTGTGGCAGATATGGATGATCCGAAAGCGGAAGAATTAGTTTTTTCGGCAAATTTTGCCTGTCCGCATTGCGGTTATTCTGTGCCAGAATTAGAACCACGTTTATTTTCCTTTAATAACCCTGCTGGAGCTTGCTCTACTTGTGATGGTTTGGGTATGCAACAATATTTTGATGAAGATCGTGTGGTGCAAAATCCAACTATTTCCCTTGCTGGTGGTGCGGTGAAAGGTTGGGATCGTCGTAATTTCTATTATTATCAAATGCTCACCTCATTGGCGAAACATTATGATTTTGATGTTGAAGCGCCCTATGAATCTTTGCCAAAGAAAATTCAACACATCATTATGCATGGTTCAGGTAAAGAGGAAATTGAATTCCAATATATGAATGATCGTGGCGATGTGGTTATTCGCAAGCATCCTTTTGAAGGTATTTTGAATAATATGGCTCGCCGATATAAAGAAACAGAATCAATATCGGTGCGAGAAGAATTAGCGAAAAATATTAGCAATCGACCTTGTGCAGACTGTGGCGGATCTCGTTTGCGACCAGAAGCGCGTAATGTGTATATTGGAAAAACGAATTTACCGATGATCGCGGAAAAAAGCATTGGTGAAACGCTCGAATTTTTCACCGCACTTTCTCTCACTGGTCAAAAAGCGCAAATTGCAGAAAAAATTCTTAAAGAAATCCGCGAGCGTTTGCAGTTTTTAGTGAATGTTGGTTTGAATTATCTTTCTCTTTCTCGTTCTGCTGAAACTCTTTCAGGCGGTGAAGCACAACGTATTCGCCTTGCTAGTCAAATCGGTGCAGGGCTTGTTGGTGTAATGTATGTATTAGATGAACCTTCGATTGGCCTACATCAACGTGATAATGAACGCTTACTTAACACGTTAATTCATTTGCGTAATCTTGGTAATACGGTAATTGTCGTGGAACATGATGAAGACGCGATTCGTGCGGCTGACCATATTATAGATATTGGGCCTGGTGCTGGCGTGCATGGTGGGCAAATTATTGCGCAAGGAAACGCTGATGAAATTATGATAAATCCAAATTCCATAACAGGAAAATTCTTATCGGGCGCAGATAAAATCGAAATCCCGAAAAAACGCACCGCACTTGATAAGAAAAAATGGCTCAAACTTAAAGGCGCATCAGGTAATAACTTAAAAAATGTGAATTTAGATATTCCCGTTGGTTTATTTACTTGCGTAACTGGTGTATCAGGCTCAGGAAAATCCACACTTATTAATGACACTTTATTTCCACTTGCGCAAAATGCATTAAATAGAGCGGAAAAGACGGATTACGCACCTTATCAATCTATCGAGGGATTAGAGCATTTCGATAAAGTTATTGATATTAACCAAAGCCCGATTGGACGTACGCCACGTTCAAATCCAGCCACTTATACAGGCTTATTTACCCCAATTCGCGAGCTTTTTGCAGGTGTGCCAGAGGCGCGTGCGCGTGGTTATAATCCTGGGCGTTTTAGCTTTAACGTGCGAGGCGGACGCTGTGAAGCCTGTCAGGGCGATGGTGTACTCAAAGTTGAAATGCACTTTTTGCCCGATGTTTATGTTCCTTGCGACCAATGTAAAGGCAAACGCTATAATCGCGAAACCTTAGAAATTCGTTATAAAGGCAAAACCATCCATCAAGTTTTAGATATGACGGTGGAAGAAGCACGCGAGTTTTTTGATGCGATTCCAATGATTGCAAGAAAATTACAGACTTTGATGGATGTGGGATTATCCTATATTCGATTAGGTCAATCTTCTACAACACTTTCAGGCGGTGAAGCGCAGCGCGTTAAGCTAGCGACGGAGCTTTCTAAACGTGATACAGGTAAAACTTTATATATTCTAGATGAGCCGACTACTGGTTTGCATTTCGCTGACATTAAGCAATTACTTGAAGTACTGCATCGATTACGCGACCAAGGAAATACTATCGTCGTGATTGAACACAATCTTGATGTGATTAAAACTGCAGACTGGATTATCGATCTTGGTCCAGAAGGGGGAAGCGGTGGCGGGCAAATTATTGCTACTGGTACGCCTGAAAAAGTCGCTAAAGTCGAAGGATCTCATACAGCCAGATTCCTTAAATCAATTTTGGAAAAACGTTAA
- the qatD gene encoding Qat anti-phage system TatD family nuclease QatD: MMDMHCHLDLYTNPQYVAKRCKDENIYVLSVTTTPKAWCGTSSLAKDCPRIRTALGLHPQLAHERWQELELFDALLNQTRYVGEIGLDGGKEFKIHWETQLKVFRHILRSSAKSGGKILSIHSRMSANAVLDELSQVNDNLPILHWFSGTKQQLKRAIEMGCYFSVGPAMLSSKKGDDLAQLMPIEKILIETDGPFGNFKTQALFPWNADIAIAILADMWRMNISEAESMLRQNLFSLVSKHI, translated from the coding sequence ATGATGGATATGCATTGCCATTTGGATTTATATACTAATCCACAATACGTTGCAAAACGATGTAAAGATGAAAATATTTATGTCTTATCTGTTACAACTACACCAAAAGCGTGGTGTGGAACAAGTTCATTAGCAAAAGATTGTCCTCGTATTCGTACCGCCTTAGGATTGCATCCCCAACTAGCTCATGAACGTTGGCAAGAATTGGAATTGTTTGATGCATTATTAAACCAAACTCGCTATGTGGGTGAAATTGGTTTGGATGGCGGAAAAGAGTTTAAAATACATTGGGAAACACAATTAAAGGTCTTTCGCCATATTTTAAGAAGCTCAGCAAAATCTGGCGGAAAAATCTTAAGTATACATTCTAGGATGAGTGCAAATGCTGTACTAGATGAATTAAGTCAAGTAAATGATAACCTGCCAATCCTTCATTGGTTTTCAGGCACAAAGCAACAGTTAAAACGAGCGATTGAAATGGGCTGCTATTTTTCTGTAGGCCCCGCAATGTTAAGTAGTAAAAAGGGGGATGATTTAGCTCAACTTATGCCAATAGAAAAAATATTAATTGAAACTGATGGACCTTTTGGGAATTTTAAAACACAAGCTTTATTCCCTTGGAATGCTGATATTGCCATTGCAATATTGGCAGATATGTGGAGGATGAATATTTCAGAAGCTGAAAGTATGCTGAGACAAAATCTCTTTAGCTTAGTTTCAAAACATATATAA
- a CDS encoding single-stranded DNA-binding protein, which produces MAGVNKVIIVGHLGNDPEIRTMPNGDAVANISVATSESWNDRNTGERREVTEWHRIVFYRRQAEICGEYLRKGSQVYVEGRLRTRKWQDQNGQDRYTTEIQGDVMQMLGARNQNTGGYPSDMGAAPQPSYQARQTNNSGSYQSSRPAPQQAAPQAEPPMDGFDDDIPF; this is translated from the coding sequence ATGGCTGGAGTTAATAAAGTCATTATTGTGGGTCATCTAGGCAATGATCCTGAAATTCGTACCATGCCAAATGGCGATGCTGTAGCAAATATTAGCGTAGCAACGAGTGAAAGCTGGAACGACCGCAATACTGGCGAGCGCCGTGAAGTAACAGAGTGGCACCGTATTGTATTCTATCGTCGTCAAGCGGAGATTTGTGGTGAATATTTACGCAAAGGCTCTCAAGTATATGTGGAAGGTCGTTTACGTACCCGTAAATGGCAAGATCAAAATGGTCAAGATCGTTACACCACAGAAATTCAAGGTGATGTAATGCAAATGCTTGGTGCGCGCAATCAAAACACAGGTGGTTATCCTAGTGATATGGGAGCTGCACCACAACCCTCTTACCAAGCTCGTCAAACTAACAATAGTGGTAGTTACCAATCATCTCGTCCAGCGCCACAACAAGCTGCACCACAGGCTGAGCCACCAATGGACGGATTCGATGACGATATCCCGTTTTGA